AGACCGCGACCGCACCCCACCGTTTCTGCATGCGCGCGCCGAACACGAAGCCAACAAGCAGATGCTTAATCCGCTGAAAGTGTTGACCTCCGGGGTCGAGCGCAAGGGCCGCAAGCCATTCTTCGCCGGTGGCAAATGGCGCTTCGCCGATCGAGTCGCCTGGTGGGATGACTACGAGCATGCAACGCCCGTGGTGGTGGGGCACTACTGGCGCCGACTCAACCCGATCAACCGCGCCGACGTGGGCAAGGAAGACATCGACCTGTTCGACGAAATCAAGCCCCTGCACTGGCATGGAAAGCGTGGCAACGTCTTCTGCGTCGACTACTCCGCAGGCGGCCGCTGGGCCGAGCGCAAGGCCAGCGCGCCGCTGGGCAAGGACTACAAACTCGCCGCGCTGCGCTGGCCAGAGCGGGTTCTGACCTTCGACGATGGCAGCACCCTTGCAACCGAAGGTTTTGAGAAGGGCGGCGACATCTGATCGGGCAGTCGATCCACGCAAGTCCGGTCAGTTCCACAACCGATTGGGCCGAGCTTCATCGGCCCGGAAAGGCAAGGTGATCTCTTTATGTACAACATCCACAGACACGAAATCTACCGATTCGAGAACGATGGACTGCTGTACCGGACGTACTACTTCGAAGACGGAGAGATCGCCTTCACCGTGACCGGCGACACACTGCGGCTAGGTCTCGTCACCAAGGAGGACCTCCAGTGGAGCTGGGACTGGATGGAATCGCTGCCCTGTGTGCAGGAGACCTCCACGCTCGTCAACGCACACTCCCAACCATTGCGCGTACTGCGCCATATCGCACAGCGGATCGCGCAATATGTGGGGAAACACCGGTCCATGTTCTTCTATTACAAGGTGGTCAACGATCCTCGGCAGATGAGGATCTATGACCGGCTTGTGGCGCGCCATGCGGGCGTGGCCGGGCTTTATGAGCAGACGCGGGATGCTGCTGGGGAGTATGTGATGTTCACTTTGAAGGGGTCGGTTTGGCTCGCTCCCACATTGCCAAATTGATGTTCGAGATGCACATTGCCATTTTTCTATTGTTTCGCATGTGTTGTGGCCTATGAATGATGGGTCTATCACTATCTGGACATCGGGTAATTGAAACTTTCGCTGCCGAGGAAAAAATATCGAAATCGGACATGGTTTGTCCAAACACTCACTTACGATTCGTTTCATCGAACCGAAATTCAGCGAGAACAACAGACCAATGTCCACTTCTTCCTTCGACACCATCGCCTACCGCCTCAGCGAGATTCTTTTGCGGCTGAATGCTGGGGAGGCTCTGGAAATCAAGAAACTGGCCGACGACTTTGCGGTCAATGAGCGCACGATTCGGCGCGATCTGAACGAGAGGTTCAGCTTTTTGGGATTGGAAAAGAAGGGCAGCCGCTATACCTTGCCGCGCTACAAGCTGGGTACTTACAGTCAACAGGATGTGCAGCGGATCGCGAGCCTGGCTGGGTTGCAAGGCATGTCGCCACGGTTATCCAGCGATTTTCTTGGAGACCTGCTCGACAACAGTTTGCGCGGGGCCTTGTTGGTGCATGGCACGCGGGCCGAGGACATCAGCGGCAAGGAGCACGAGTTGGCGCAACTGCGTGTCGGGATTCAGGATTCCCGCATTGTTCAGTTTGAATATTGCAAGCCGGATGACACGCGCAAGATGGTCAGTGTGAACCCATACAAGCTGGCTTTGAGTGATGGGTCCTGGTATCTGCAGGCGACGGATCAGGGCAAGGTCAAATCGTATGCAGTATCTCGCATTGATCGCTTGCTGGTGACCTCTGACAGTTTCTCGCCGGATGCGTCGGTGCACGAATATCTCAAAAGTGAGGACACGATTTGGCTGAATCAGGAAAAGGCCAAGGTCGTGCTCAAGGTGGCTCCGCCGGCGGCTTCGTATTTTCAGCGGCGTCAGCTGATCGGGAGCCAGAAAATCGAGATGACGCTGGAAGACGGCGAGATTCTGGTGTCGGGATTGATCGCGCATCCCAACCAGATTCTGCCGGTGGTTCGATATTGGATTCCATATATCCGCGTGATCAGCCCGGACGGGCTGCAGGCTGAGCTGGACGCTCAGCTCAAGGCTTATCTGGGCGTTCCCGGGTAATCCACCCATCCATTGGTTTTGAGATGACTGCCGGTTTTTTCCGGTAGCGGGCAGGCTCGTCTACGCATTTTCAACATAACCGCTAACAGGGCGGGTGGGCGGAGCCTTGTCCGGATTCCGACGACACAGACAACAGGGAGAAGAAGCAATGTCCTTTTGCAGAGGCTGCGGCCATCAGATTCATGAGACGGCGGAAAGCTGTCCGCAATGCGGGGCAGTGACCGCTCACAAAGCGTTGCGCGAAGAACAGGGTGGCACCTTGTGGCTTCCCGTGCCATCGCTGGTATGCGGCGTCATTGTGGCGCTTGCATTGTTCGATGAAGGCGATTGGGACATGGACCAGGTGATCGGATGCATTGGCTTTTCCGCAGTCGCCATGGTGCTTGGAGGCATCAGTCTCGCCAAGCAGAAGAAGGGCGCTGGGATGGCCATTGCGGGCCTGATCTTGGGCGGCATTGGGCTGCTCGGCGCGATGGGATCGAAATTTTGATTTTTTGAATATCAAGTCAACAACCGGAGGTAAGAGAGATGGAAAACCAACCCACTGAGAGCCAATCGATGATGTTTTGTCATGGCTGCGCAAAGCCGTTGCATGTGTCGGCGGTGACCTGCCCAAGCTGCGGAGCACCGCAGCGCAAGAGTGCCGCATCCACGGTCGACGAGTCCGAGAAAAACAAGGTGATTGCGGGTGTGCTGGCGCTGCTTCTGGGCGGCTTCGGCATTCACAAGTTCTATACGGGCGCCTGGGGATGGGGGATTGTCTACATCGTCCTGTGCTGGACTTATGTTCCGGCGCTTGTCGCGTTGGTGGAGGGCATCCGTTATCTGGTGCTTTCCAAGGAGGATTTCTCTCGCAAGGCGGCAGCCATGAATGGGCCGTTTGCCTGGCTGTGGTGACTCACTCGGATAACAAAAAAGGAAAGAGAGATCCACACTTGAAGCTTGAACGTTTGTTGCCTTTGCTTCTGTTGCCAGGTGCCGCTCATGCGGGCGGCGGTGGCGGCGGAATACTGGTTCTGATCATTTTTCTGCCGTTGATGATCTGGGCATTCATCAAGATCTGGAGCTACTGGTTCCGTCTGATCTTTGGTGGCCGTGAGGAGGATCGTCGCCCACGTTACCAAGCGCCGCAGTCCTATCCGAGCAGCACGGTTGTGCAAGCTGGTATGGGCCCTGACATGAAGATCTGCCCATTTTGCGCGGAGCCCATTCAGAGCAAGGCCATCAAGTGCAAGCATTGCGGCAGTGATTTGCAGTGATCGGGCCAAGAAGATGGACGGACCAGGTGATTGATTTGAGGAAGATGAGAGAGATGAAGAAGATTTCCAAGGCCGTGCTGCCCTTGTTGGCGGCAATCAGTTTGACGGGTTGCTGGGACAAGTTCAGCAAAACGGAGGAGCCGCAGCCCCAAGCCCAGCCGCAGGCTGCGAGCCAGCCCAAGAAGGACCCGATCGCGCAACTGCAAAGCATGTTGGCGTCCAGAGAGGCCATTGGCTTGAACCTCGAATACGTTGTACGCGTATCGGGGCAGGCCATGCGCATCGAGGGGAATCAACAGCAATTCGATCTGCAAGGCTGCAAGTTCGTGCTGACGACGGACGACGCCAAGCAGTCGATTCTGGGCGTGCAATTGGAGTTGTCCCGC
The window above is part of the Diaphorobacter sp. HDW4B genome. Proteins encoded here:
- a CDS encoding YafY family protein; amino-acid sequence: MSKHSLTIRFIEPKFSENNRPMSTSSFDTIAYRLSEILLRLNAGEALEIKKLADDFAVNERTIRRDLNERFSFLGLEKKGSRYTLPRYKLGTYSQQDVQRIASLAGLQGMSPRLSSDFLGDLLDNSLRGALLVHGTRAEDISGKEHELAQLRVGIQDSRIVQFEYCKPDDTRKMVSVNPYKLALSDGSWYLQATDQGKVKSYAVSRIDRLLVTSDSFSPDASVHEYLKSEDTIWLNQEKAKVVLKVAPPAASYFQRRQLIGSQKIEMTLEDGEILVSGLIAHPNQILPVVRYWIPYIRVISPDGLQAELDAQLKAYLGVPG
- a CDS encoding TM2 domain-containing protein, translated to MMFCHGCAKPLHVSAVTCPSCGAPQRKSAASTVDESEKNKVIAGVLALLLGGFGIHKFYTGAWGWGIVYIVLCWTYVPALVALVEGIRYLVLSKEDFSRKAAAMNGPFAWLW